DNA from Deltaproteobacteria bacterium:
TCGTCGCGGGCGCCACGACGCACATCCGCCTCCTCTCCCACGTCCTCGTCCTGCCCTACCGCCACCCGCTCGTCGTCGCGAAGCAGTACGGGACGCTCGACCGTCTCTCGGGCGGGCGCGTGATCCTGGGCGTGGGGAGCGGGCATTTGAAGCCCGAGTTCACGGTGCTGGGCGCCGACTTCGCTCGGCGCGGTGCGCTGACCGACGAGTACCTCGCGGCCATCGCCGCGGCGTGGACGGAGGAGGTGGCCAGCTTCGCAGGCGAGACGCTCACCTTCCGCGACGTGATCGTCGCGCCGCGCCCGGCGCAGCGACCGCGCCCGCCGATCTGGGTGGGCGGCAACTCGCGCGCCGCGGTCCGGCGCGCGGCGCGGCTCGCCGACGGCTGGGTGCCGTGGCAGCTCGAGCCCGAGGCGTGCACGACCGCCGTCGCCGATGCGCGAAGGCTGCGCGCGGAAGCGGGCCGGCCGGAGGCCTTCGAGGTCGTGGCCCCGCTCGCCGTTCCGGCCGGCGCGACAGCCGATACGCTGGTGGCCGCCGCCACGCGCTGGCGAGGGGCGGGTGCCACCGCCTTTCACGCCGGGATGGCGGCCCGCGGCCTCGCCGAGCTTCTCGCCCGCCTCGAGTGGTTCGGGCGCGAGGTGATCCCCCGGGTCGCATGAGCCGGGCGCCGGAGCGGCTGCCACGGCCTGGCACCGGCGCAACGGGTCCCCGGCTCCCGTGTTGACGCGCGCCATGAAGAAGCTCCTGCTTGCCGCCGTCGCGCTCGGAGCGGTGACCCTCGCCCGGCCGGTGCCCGCCGACGCGCACTTCTCGCTCGCCATCGGGCTCCCGGGCTTCGGGCTCTTCGTCCAGGAGCCCGTCCGGCTGCCGGTCGTCTACACCGCCCCCGTCTACTACCGGCCGCCCGTCTACTTCGCCCCGACGTACTACACGCACTGCCACCGAACCCACGGCCACCACCACGGCTGGCACAAGCACCACCGCGACTGGGACTGAGCTGGGCTCAAGTCCGCACGCGAAGCGGCCGATACGCCCCCTCGAGGCCGAGTTGCCTCGCAAAGGGGGAGGCCCATGAACGTGCCCCGGAAGATCATAGGCGGACTGATCCTGGTCCTGGCCGTGCTCGTGTACCTCGGGCTGCTCAGCCACCCGGGCGCGGCTCCGTGGACCCGGGTGCTGCTCGCCTGCATCATCGCCTTCGTCGGAACGCAGGTGACGCTCGGCAAGCGCCTTCCCGGGTTCCGCTGGCGGACGAGGCGCGAGATCCACTGATCGAGTGCGCGCGCGCGGCCTGATCGCCGCCCGCGCGTTGACAAGCGAGCCCCAGGGGGGGTTTCCTCGGCGGCCATGGCCGGGGACGCACCCCTCGCGGACCTGCGAGTGGTCGAGCGGGCGTCGGGGCTCGCGGCCTCGTACGCCGGATTCCTGCTCGCCGCGCTCGGCGCGGAGGTGGTGAAGGTCGAGCCGCCAGGCG
Protein-coding regions in this window:
- a CDS encoding TIGR03619 family F420-dependent LLM class oxidoreductase; translated protein: MPRFGTSLPGVQQIPARAQAWERDVGGPHILEAARAAERAGFDWVSCSDHVAVPVSRAAAMGAAWFDAGSTLAFVAGATTHIRLLSHVLVLPYRHPLVVAKQYGTLDRLSGGRVILGVGSGHLKPEFTVLGADFARRGALTDEYLAAIAAAWTEEVASFAGETLTFRDVIVAPRPAQRPRPPIWVGGNSRAAVRRAARLADGWVPWQLEPEACTTAVADARRLRAEAGRPEAFEVVAPLAVPAGATADTLVAAATRWRGAGATAFHAGMAARGLAELLARLEWFGREVIPRVA